In Mastomys coucha isolate ucsf_1 unplaced genomic scaffold, UCSF_Mcou_1 pScaffold5, whole genome shotgun sequence, one genomic interval encodes:
- the Srrm2 gene encoding serine/arginine repetitive matrix protein 2 isoform X6 produces the protein MLLEKDVNPGGKEETPGQRPVVTETHQLAELNEKKNERLRAAFGISDSYVDGSSFDPQRRAREAKQMAPEPPKPYSLVRETSSSRSPTPKQKKKKKKKDRGRRSESSSPRRERKKSSKKKKHRSESESKKRKHRSPTPKSKRKSKDKKRKRSRSTTPAPKSRRAHRSTSADSASSSDTSRSRSRSAAAKIHTTALPGQSPPLASGHQGEGDAPSIEPGATNIQQPSSPAPSTKQSSSPYGDKDKKEKSAVRPSPSPERSSTGPELPAPTPLLVEQHDDSPRPLAAIPSSQEPVNPSSEASPTRGCSPPKSPEKPPQSSSSESCPPSPQPTKVSRHASSSPESLKPTPAPGSRREISSSPTSKNRSHGRAKRDKSHSHTPSHRAGRSRSPATKRGRSRSRTPTKRGHSRSRSPQWRRSRSAQRWGKSRSPQRRGRSRSPQRPGWSRSRNTQRRGRSRSARRGRSHSRSPATRGRSRSRTPSRRGRSRSRTPARRRSRSRTPTRRRSRSRTPARRGRSRSRTPARRRSRTRSPVRRRSRSRSQARRSGRSRSRTPARRSGRSRSRTPARRGRSRSRTPARRSGRSRSRTPARRGRSRSRTPARRRSRSRSLVRRGRSHSRTPQRRGRSGSSSERKNKSRTSQRRSRSNSSPEMKKSHVSSRRSRSLSSPRSKAKSLRRSLSGSSPCPKQKSQTPTRRSRSGSSPPKQKSKTPPRQSHSNSPQLKVKSGTPPRPGSVTNMQADECTATPQRQSRSESSPDGEVRSRTPSRQSCSGCSPRVKSSTPPKQSPCRSSSPQPKVKAVISPRRRSHSSSSSPSPSRVTSRTPQRKSRSVSPCPKVDSRHSHSRSSSPDTKMELGTPLRHSGSTSPYPKSMLQTPPDQHLSGSKSPCLQKSRDSPTGSSGSFPLCPGVIPSSILPGESCFSSFVQQKGHTQTWPDTSSPEVIPTHVESPLLQNKSQTSPKGSLSRSSSPVTELTARSPVKQDKSEISTEPKLKSGMSPEQNKTNPDSSLHPLVDSKSLLGQSRLEPSDLRERLGLIQEDVASSCIPRDKFSPTQDRPESSTVLKDTPGVLLKERSGVGSPPGTRDQKTLLPNSSQDELMEVEKSEQPLSQVLPSLSPEHKEMPASNFESSPEIEERPAVLSALDQSQSQPTKAAENPAVASCWGGPQVSPEHKELSHSPPRENSFESSLEFRNSGPVSEVNTGFSPEVKEELNGPSLNQTEADPSLDVKEQSTRSSRRSSSELSPEVVEKVGMFSSQSVSSPVLETVQQRTPSRERSSSVSSPELKDGLPRTPSRRSRSGSSPGLRDGSGTPSRHSLSGSSPGIKDTPQTPSRGQSECDSSPEPKALPQTPRARSHSPLSPERNNKSVTPQRERSGSESSVEQKTVARISPGQRSRSGSSQELDGKPSASPQERSESDSSPDSKPKTRTPLRQRSHSGSSPEVDSKSRHSPRLSRSGSSPEMKDKPRVLQRAQSGTDSSPEHKIPAPRALPRRSRSGSSSKERGPSPEGSSSSESSPEHAPKSRTARRGSRSSIEPKTKSRTPPRRRSSRSSPELTRKARVSRRSRSASSSPETRSRTPPRRRRSPSVSSPEPTEKSRSSRRRRSVSSPRTKTTSRRGRSPSPKPRGLQRSRSRSRREKTRTTRRRDRSGSSQSTSRRRQRSRSRSRVTRRRRGGSGYHSRSPTRQESSRTSSRRRRGRSRTPLTSRKRSRSRTSPAPWKRSRSRASPATHRRSRSRTPLISRRRSRSRTSPVSRRRSRSVNRRRSRSRASPVSRRRSRSRTPPVTRRRSRSRTPTTRRRSRSRTPPVTRRRSRSRTPPVTRRRSRSRTSPVTRRRSRSRTSPVTRRRSRSRTSPVTRRRSRSRTSPVTRRRSRSRTPPAIRRRSRSRTPLLPRKRSRSRSPLAIRRRSRSRTPRAARGKRSLTRSPPAIRRRSASGSSSDRSRSATPPATRNHSGSRTPPVALSSSRMSCFSRPSMSPTPLDRCRSPGMLEPLGSARTPMSVLQQAGGSMMDGPGPRIPDHPRSSVPENHAQSRIALALTAISLGTARPPPSMSAAGLAARMSQVPAPVPLMSLRTAPAANLASRIPAASAAAMNLASARTSAMPASVNLADSRTPAAAAAMNLASPRTAVAPSAVNLADPRTPAASAVNLAGARTPAALAALSLSGSGTPPTAANYPSSSRTPQAPTPANLVGPRSAHGTAPVNIAGSRAPAALAPTNLSGSRMAPALSGANLTSPRVPLSAYERVSGRTSPLLLDRARSRTPPSAPSQSRMTSERERAPSPASRMVQASSQSLLPPAQDRPRSPVPSAFSDQSRSVAQTTPVAGSQSLSSGTVAKSTSSASDHNGMLSGPAPGVSHAEGGEPPASTGAQQPSALAALQPAKERRSSSSSSSSSSSSSSSSSSSSSSSSSGSSSSDSEGSSLPAQPEVALKRVPSPTPVPKEAVREGRPQEPTPAKRKRRSSSSSSSSSSSSSSSSSSSSSSSSSSSSSSSSSSSSSSSSSSPSPAKPGPQALPKPASPKKPPPGERRSRSPRKPIDSLRDSRSLSYSPVERRQPSPQPSPRDQQSSERVSWRGQRGDSHSPGHKRRKETPSPRSNRHRSSRSP, from the exons ATGTTGCTGGAAAAGGATGTGAACCCTGGGGGCAAGGAAGAAACCCCAGGGCAGAGGCCAGT GGTAACTGAGACCCATCAGTTGGCAGAATTGAATGAGAAGAAGAATGAACGACTCCGTGCTGCCTTTGGCATCAGTGATTCTTATGTGGATGGCAGTTCTTTTGATCCTCAACGTCGTGCTCGAGAAGCTAAGCAAATGGCTCCTGAGCCTCCCAAACCATACAG CCTTGTTCGAGAGACCAGCAGTTCTCGATCACCAACTccaaagcaaaagaagaagaaaaagaagaaagatagaggACG CAGGTCAGAGAGCAGTTCTCCTCGAcgagagaggaagaagagttcaaagaagaagaagcacaG GTCAGAATCTGAGTCCAAGAAACGAAAACACAG gTCTCCTACTCCAAAGAGCAAGCGTAAATCAAAGGACAAGAAGAGAAAACG GTCTCGAAGTACAACCCCAGCTCCTAAGAGCCGTCGAGCTCATCGGTCAACTTCTGCtgactctgcttcttcctctgatACTTCTCGTAGTCG GTCTCGAAGTGCTGCTGCTAAAATTCATACAACAGCCTTGCCTGGGCAAAGTCCTCCCCTTGCTTCAGGGCATCAAGGGGAGGGAGATGCACCTTCTATTGAACCAGGTGCCACCAACATACAACAGCCTAGTAGCCCAGCTCCCTCTACAAAGCAATCTAGCAGTCCTTATGGAGACAAAGATAAGAAGGAG AAATCTGCAGTTCGACCTAGCCCCTCTCCGGAAAGGAGCAGCACAGGGCCAGAACTACCTGCCCCCACTCCGCTCCTTGTTGAGCAACATGATGACTCCCCACGACCCCTTGCAGCAATCCCGTCCAGTCAGGAGCCAGTTAACCCCTCATCTGAGGCTTCCCCAACCCGGGGCTGTTCACCACCTAAGTCTCCTGAGAAACCTCCCCAGTCGTCTTCCTCAGAGAGCTGCCCACCATCCCCTCAACCTACCAAAGTTTCTCGGCATGCCAGTTCTTCTCCTGAAAGTCTTAAACCCACACCAGCTCCTGGGTCCCGTCGAGAGATTTCTTCTTCACCCACATCTAAGAATCGCTCGCATGGCAGAGCAAAGCGGGATAAATCTCATTCTCATACCCCATCTCATAGAGCAGGCAGGTCTCGTAGTCCTGCCACTAAGAGGGGACGATCTCGATCTAGAACCCCCACCAAGAGGGGTCACTCCAGGTCCAGGTCCCCTCAGTGGCGAAGGTCACGATCTGCACAGAGGTGGGGAAAATCTAGAAGTCCCCAGAGGCGTGGCCGATCAAGGTCTCCTCAGAGGCCAGGCTGGTCCAGGAGCAGAAATACTCAGAGAAGAGGCAGGTCTAGGTCAGCAAGGCGAGGCAGATCACATTCTAGATCTCCAGCCACTAGGGGCAGATCCCGGTCTAGAACACCATCTAGAAGGGGTAGGTCTCGGTCTAGAACCCCTGCCAGGCGGAGATCAAGATCCAGAACACCCACCAGGCGTAGGTCTCGGTCTAGAACACCAGCTCGCAGGGGCAGGTCTAGATCAAGAACGCCCGCTCGGCGCAGGTCTAGGACACGATCACCAGTTCGAAGGAGGTCTCGAAGTAGATCCCAAGCTAGGAGAAGTGGTAGGTCTAGGTCCAGAACACCAGCCAGGAGAAGTGGCAGGTCACGGTCTAGAACGCCAGCCAGGAGAGGTCGGTCACGGTCTAGAACGCCAGCCAGAAGAAGCGGTCGATCTCGGTCTAGAACACCAGCCAGGAGAGGGAGGTCACGGTCCAGGACACCAGCACGACGACGATCTCGAAGTAGAAGTCTTGTGAGACGTGGAAGATCTCACTCTAGAACACCACAGAGAAGAGGACGATCTGGCTCATCCTCAGAGAGGAAGAACAAATCTAGAACATCTCAGAGGAGAAGCAGATCCAACTCAAGCCCAGAAATGAAAAAATCTCATGTTTCCTCAAGACGGAGCAGGTCTCTTTCTTCACCACGATCCAAAGCAAAATCTTTAAGGAGAAGCCTTTCAGGTTCCTCTCCATGTCCTAAACAAAAGTCACAGACACCAACCAGGAGAAGTCGTTCTGGTTCTTCGCCACCTAAACAGAAGTCAAAAACACCACCAAGACAGAGTCACTCAAATTCTCCTCAGCTTAAAGTAAAATCTGGAACACCACCAAGACCAGGATCTGTAACAAACATGCAGGCTGATGAATGCACTGCAACACCACAGAGACAGAGCCGTTCTGAATCATCACCTGATGGTGAGGTAAGATCAAGGACCCCATCAAGACAAAGCTGCTCTGGGTGTTCTCCTCGAGTGAAATCTAGCACACCTCCAAAACAGAGCCCATGTAGGTCATCATCTCCACAACCTAAAGTGAAGGCAGTAATATCACCAAGACGAAGAAGCCATTCTAGCTCTTCTTCTCCAAGTCCTAGTAGAGTGACATCTAGGACACCTCAGAGGAAAAGCAGATCAGTATCTCCCTGCCCCAAGGTAGACTCTAGACACAGCCATTCCAGATCCTCCTCACCAGATACCAAAATGGAATTGGGAACACCACTGAGACACTCAGGTTCTACATCACCATATCCAAAAAGCATGCTCCAGACTCCACCAGATCAACATCTTTCTGGATCAAAGtcaccctgtctccaaaagtcTAGGGATTCACCAACAGGAAGCTCTGGATCTTTTCCCCTCTGTCCAGGTGTAATACCTAGTAGTAtattaccaggagagagctgtttTAGCTCATTTGTACAACAGAAAGGACACACTCAAACTTGGCCAGATACTTCAAGTCCAGAAGTCATACCGACTCACGTGGAATCTCCATTGCTGCAGAACAAATCTCAAACATCTCCTAAGGGTAGCCTTTCCAGATCTTCATCTCCAGTCACTGAGCTGACAGCCAGATCACCAGTAAAACAAGATAAAAGTGAAATATCAACAGAGCCAAAGCTGAAGTCAGGAATGTCTCCTGAGCAGAATAAGACTAACCCTGACTCTAGCCTACATCCATTAGTAGACTCTAAATCTCTTCTGGGACAGAGCAGATTGGAGCCTTCTGATTTAAGAGAGAGACTGGGTTTAATTCAAGAGGATGTTGCATCATCTTGTATACCAAGAGACAAATTTAGTCCTACACAAGATAGGCCTGAGTCTTCCACAGTACTGAAAGACACACCTGGAGTActattaaaagaaagaagtggAGTTGGGTCACCTCCAGGCACAAGAGATCAAAAAACTTTGTTACCTAATTCAAGTCAAGATGAAttaatggaagtagaaaaatctGAGCAACCTTTAAGCCAAGTTCTACCCAGTTTATCTCCAGAACATAAAGAAATGCCTGCAAGTAACTTTGAGTCATCTCCTGAAATAGAAGAAAGGCCTGCTGTATTGTCTGCTCTTGACCAAAGCCAGTCACAGCCTACAAAAGCAGCAGAAAATCCTGCAGTGGCTTCCTGTTGGGGTGGGCCACAAGTTTCTCCAGAGCATAAAGAACTATCTCATTCTCCCCCTAGGGAGAATAGCTTTGAGTCATCCTTAGAATTTAGAAACTCAGGCCCTGTTTCAGAAGTAAATACTGGATTTTCTCCTGAGGTTAAAGAAGAATTGAATGGACCATCCCTTAATCAAACAGAGGCAGATCCATCTCTGGACGTGAAAGAACAGTCGACAAGGTCTTCCAGGCGCAGCAGTTCTGAGTTATCcccagaagtagtggaaaaggTAGGAATGTTTTCAAGTCAGAGTGTTTCTTCGCCTGTACTTGAGACTGTACAACAAAGAACACCTTCAAGAGAAAGAAGTAGTTCTGTATCTTCTCCTGAACTGAAAGATGGTTTACCTAGAACTCCATCTAGAAGAAGCCGGTCTGGGTCTTCTCCAGGACTTAGAGATGGGTCTGGGACTCCGTCTCGGCATAGCCTATCTGGGTCCTCTCCTGGGATCAAAGATACACCTCAAACCCCATCCAGGGGACAAAGTGAATGTGACTCTTCTCCAGAACCTAAAGCGTTGCCTCAGACTCCTAGAGCCCGAAGTCATTCTCCATTATCCCCAGAACGCAACAACAAGAGTGTCACCcctcagagagaaagaagtgggTCAGAATCATCAGTAGAACAGAAAACTGTGGCTAGGATCTCTCCTGGACAAAGGAGTCGATCTGGGTCTTCCCAAGAGCTTGATGGAAAACCCAGTGCATCCCCACAGGAAAGAAGTGAGTCAGACTCTTCTCCAGATTCTAAACCCAAGACTCGAACTCCTCTGAGACAACGGAGTCATTCTGGATCATCTCCAGAGGTTGACAGCAAATCTCGACACTCTCCCAGGCTCAGTAGGTCTGGCTCTTCTCCTGAAATGAAAGATAAGCcaagagtgctacagagggctcAGAGTGGTACTGATTCTTCTCCTGAACACAAGATACCTGCCCCTCGGGCCCTGCCCAGGCGTAGTAGATCAGGTTCATCAAGCAAAGAGAGAGGTCCTTCCCCTGAAGGAAGCAGTAGTTCTGAGTCTTCTCCAGAACACGCCCCCAAATCCAGAACTGCTCGAAGAGGTTCCAGGTCCTCAATAGAGCCAAAGACAAAGTCTCGCACACCACCTCGACGCAGGAGTTCTCGATCATCTCCTGAGCTAACCAGGAAGGCTAGAGTTTCTCGTAGAAGCCGGTCTGCCTCCTCCTCACCAGAAACCCGTTCCAGAACTCCACCGAGACGCAGAAGAAGTCCTTCAGTATCTTCACCAGAGCCAACTGAAAAGTCAAGGTCTTCACGGAGGAGGCGCTCGGTTTCCTCTCCCCGTACCAAGACAACTTCAAGGAGAGGCCGATCTCCTTCACCCAAACCTCGTGGACTCCAAAGATCCCGGTCCCGCTCACGTAGAGAGAAAACCAGAACAACTCGACGGCGAGATAGATCTGGATCATCTCAGTCAACATCACGAAGAAGACAGAGGAGTCGGTCTAGGTCACGGGTTACTCGGAGACGGAGGGGTGGCTCTGGTTACCATTCAAGATCACCTACCAGGCAGGAGAGTTCTCGAACCTCCTCTAGACGCAGAAGAGGCCGCTCCCGGACACCCTTGACCAGTCGGAAGCGATCTCGATCACGCACATCACCAGCTCCTTGGAAGCGCTCTAGATCTCGAGCCTCACCAGCTACCCATCGGCGATCCAGGTCCAGAACACCACTGATAAGCCGACGTCGGTCCAGATCTCGGACCTCACCTGTGAGTAGGAGACGGTCAAGGTCAGTAAATAGGCGTAGATCTCGATCAAGAGCATCCCCAGTGAGTCGCAGGCGATCCAGGTCCAGAACACCACCAGTAACTCGACGTCGTTCAAGGTCCAGGACACCAACAACTCGCCGTCGCTCTCGTTCTAGGACTCCTCCAGTGACTCGCAGAAGGTCCAGGTCCAGGACTCCACCAGTAACCAGGAGGCGATCTAGGAGTAGAACTTCACCTGTTACTAGAAGAAGATCAAGATCTAGGACATCCCCAGTTACCCGGAGAAGATCGAGGTCTCGAACATCTCCAGTCACCCGTAGGCGGTCCCGTTCCCGAACCTCTCCAGTGACAAGACGCCGCTCCAGGTCTCGAACTCCTCCAGCGATTCGGAGACGCTCTAGGTCTAGGACACCATTGTTGCCACGGAAGCGCTCTCGAAGCCGCTCACCACTTGCTATCCGCCGCCGTTCTAGGTCTCGTACTCCTAGGGCAGCACGAGGCAAGCGGTCCTTAACAAGATCTCCTCCAGCCATCCGTAGGCGGTCTGCATCTGGAAGTAGTTCTGATCGCTCACGTTCTGCCACTCCTCCAGCAACAAGGAATCATTCTGGGTCCCGGACACCTCCTGTAGCACTCAGTAGCTCTAGAATGAGTTGCTTTAGTCGTCCTAGCATGTCACCAACTCCTCTTGACCGATGTAGATCACCTGGAATGCTTGAACCCCTTGGAAGTGCTAGAACACCTATGTCTGTGCTCCAGCAAGCAGGTGGCTCCATGATGGATGGTCCAGGTCCTCGGATTCCTGATCACCCAAGATCATCTGTTCCAGAAAACCATGCTCAGTCTAGAATTGCACTTGCCTTGACAGCCATCAGTCTTGGCACTGCCCGGCCACCTCCATCCATGTCTGCTGCTGGCCTTGCTGCAAGAATGTCCCAGGTTCCAGCTCCTGTACCTCTCATGAGCCTTAGAACAGCCCCAGCTGCCAACCTTGCCAGCAGGATTCCAGCAGCATCTGCAGCAGCTATGAACCTTGCTAGTGCCAGGACATCTGCTATGCCAGCATCTGTGAACCTTGCTGACTCAAGAACACCAGCTGCTGCAGCAGCCATGAACTTAGCCAGCCCTAGAACAGCAGTGGCTCCTTCAGCTGTGAACCTTGCAGATCCTCGAACCCCTGCAGCTTCAGCTGTGAACCTAGCAGGAGCAAGAACACCAGCTGCATTAGCAGCTTTGAGTCTCTCAGGCTCTGGGACACCTCCAACTGCTGCAAATTATCCCTCCAGTTCCAGAACACCCCAGGCTCCAACCCCTGCAAACCTGGTGGGTCCTCGATCTGCACATGGCACAGCTCCTGTGAATATTGCTGGCTCTAGAGCCCCTGCAGCCTTGGCTCCTACAAATCTCTCCGGTTCCAGGATGGCTCCAGCATTGTCTGGTGCaaatctcaccagccccagggtgCCCCTTTCTGCTTATGAGCGTGTCAGTGGCAGAACCTCACCTTTATTGCTTGATCGAGCTAGGTCCAGAACACCACCATCTGCCCCAAGCCAGTCTAGAATGACCTCTGAGCGTGAGCGGGCTCCTTCCCCTGCTTCAAGAATGGTCCAGGCTTCTTCGcagtctcttctccctcctgcacaGGATCGACCTCGGTCCCCTGTGCCATCTGCTTTTTCAGACCAATCTCGTTCAGTTGCCCAGACCACTCCTGTAGCAGGGTCTCAGTCCCTTTCATCCGGGACTGTAGCAAAGTCCACATCTTCTGCTAGTGACCACAATGGCATGCTTTCTGGCCCTGCCCCTGGGGTGTCCCATGCTGAAGGTGGggagccacctgcctctactgGGGCCCAGCAGCCTTCTGCATTGGCTGCTCTGCAACCAGCTAAGGAACGCCGgagctcttcctcctcttcatcatcatctagttcctcttcctcttcctcttcatcatcgtcatcctcttcttcctctggctcCAGTTCTAGTGACTCAGAGGGCTCCAGCCTTCCTGCTCAACCTGAGGTGGCACTGAAAAG ggttcccagccccaccccagtcCCAAAGGAGGCTGTTAGAGAGGGACGTCCTCAGGAACCAACCCCGGCCAAAAGGAAGAGGCGCTCTAGCAGCTCCAGttccagttcctcctcctcctcttcctcctcctcttcctcctcttcatcttcctcctcttcctcctcctcttcttcctcttcctcctcctcttcctcttcttcttcctcctccccctcccctgctaaGCCTGGCCCTCAGGCATTACCCAAACCTGCAAGCCCCAAGAAGCCACCCCCTGGCGAGAGGAG